A single window of Psychrobacter raelei DNA harbors:
- the rlmH gene encoding 23S rRNA (pseudouridine(1915)-N(3))-methyltransferase RlmH, giving the protein MKLRILSVGSKMPKWIDTGFNEYHKRIQPMLTTEMVDLAAAKRAKNPSEANLAQYREQEGKAILATHQSNSREKLWVLDVKGKMLSTEQLADKLSEAMQVGDDVALVIGGADGVSPEVLAAADFKWSLSPLTLPHPLVRVVLMEQLYRAMSINNNHPYHRGN; this is encoded by the coding sequence ATGAAATTACGAATTCTAAGTGTCGGCAGTAAAATGCCTAAATGGATTGATACTGGGTTTAATGAGTATCACAAACGTATTCAGCCGATGTTGACTACCGAAATGGTCGATTTGGCCGCTGCAAAACGCGCCAAAAACCCCTCAGAAGCCAATCTAGCGCAGTATCGTGAGCAGGAAGGAAAAGCCATTTTGGCCACCCATCAAAGTAACTCACGTGAGAAGCTTTGGGTGCTCGACGTTAAGGGTAAGATGCTATCGACCGAACAGTTAGCCGATAAGCTCAGTGAAGCGATGCAAGTTGGTGACGATGTGGCATTGGTGATTGGCGGTGCTGATGGGGTGTCACCTGAGGTACTGGCCGCAGCGGACTTTAAGTGGTCATTATCACCATTAACCCTGCCCCATCCCTTGGTACGTGTGGTATTGATGGAGCAGCTTTATCGAGCAATGAGTATCAATAACAATCACCCTTATCACCGCGGTAATTAG
- a CDS encoding dihydrolipoyl dehydrogenase encodes MTKPAIDSQKSIRYVDAAVIGAGTAGHNAYRQISKVTDNVVIINEGIWSTTCTTMGCMPSKLLIAAADRAHHANHSEEFGIEGQAIINGKQVMKRVQSERDRFSSFALKNVESWDENNKIYGRAVFLEDGLIEAHTSTGETLYIKAEHIIIATGSKPFVPEGWKLTLGDALITSDTIFELPDLPKSMAVVGAGAIGLELAQAMSRLGVEVAVFNRSENVGGIKDEIVNQKAIDCFSKQLDLRLATNIQSVSRDDSANSAQAIINYTDAQGNSQTWQGEKVLVATGRHNTLDTFGVEHLGVRLDDKNRPQDMDTITGRIKDTNVYIVGDANAYMPLLHVSSNEGYLSGKEVALKISGLSDKVSMSDAIEHDPDSSKNSTLLNDIAPDKSQTVTTPMSVIFTSPQIMSVGQTIDEIEKSGEAYVVGEVSFDNQGRSRVMGVNCGLLRIYSAANTGLVLGASMVGPDAEYLAHILATAITNKVDIDGLLDSPFYHPTILEGLRTALRNVAAKLRAYQA; translated from the coding sequence ATGACAAAACCTGCAATAGACTCTCAAAAATCCATTCGTTATGTTGATGCTGCTGTGATTGGTGCAGGTACGGCAGGCCATAATGCTTATCGTCAGATTAGCAAGGTAACAGACAATGTGGTCATCATTAACGAAGGTATCTGGTCAACAACTTGTACCACCATGGGCTGTATGCCCAGCAAGCTGTTAATTGCAGCTGCAGATAGAGCGCATCACGCCAACCATTCAGAAGAATTCGGTATTGAAGGCCAAGCTATCATCAATGGCAAACAAGTCATGAAACGGGTGCAGTCAGAAAGAGATCGCTTCTCAAGCTTTGCGCTTAAAAATGTCGAGAGTTGGGATGAGAATAATAAAATCTATGGCCGAGCTGTGTTCTTAGAAGATGGCCTGATCGAAGCACATACCTCAACCGGCGAGACGCTATACATAAAGGCGGAGCATATTATTATTGCCACTGGCTCCAAACCTTTTGTGCCAGAAGGTTGGAAGCTAACTTTGGGCGATGCCCTTATCACCTCAGATACAATTTTTGAGCTACCCGATTTGCCAAAGTCGATGGCGGTCGTGGGTGCCGGTGCTATCGGCCTAGAGTTGGCACAAGCCATGAGCCGATTAGGCGTTGAGGTGGCTGTTTTTAATCGCAGCGAAAATGTCGGCGGTATCAAAGATGAGATTGTCAATCAAAAAGCAATAGACTGCTTTTCAAAACAGCTGGATTTGCGTCTGGCCACCAACATCCAGAGCGTATCGCGTGATGACAGTGCCAATAGCGCTCAGGCCATCATTAACTACACCGATGCCCAAGGTAATAGCCAAACTTGGCAAGGTGAAAAAGTTCTAGTAGCTACTGGCCGCCACAATACGTTAGATACTTTCGGCGTCGAGCACTTAGGGGTGCGTTTGGATGATAAAAATCGTCCGCAAGACATGGACACCATCACCGGCAGGATCAAAGATACCAATGTTTATATCGTTGGCGATGCCAATGCTTATATGCCCTTATTGCATGTCTCAAGTAATGAAGGTTATTTATCTGGCAAAGAGGTAGCGCTAAAGATCTCAGGGCTATCAGATAAAGTTAGTATGAGTGATGCCATTGAACACGACCCTGACAGTTCAAAAAACAGCACTCTTTTAAATGATATTGCCCCTGATAAATCACAAACTGTCACCACCCCCATGTCGGTTATATTTACCTCGCCTCAAATTATGTCGGTTGGACAGACTATAGATGAGATTGAAAAATCTGGCGAAGCTTATGTGGTGGGAGAGGTAAGCTTTGACAATCAAGGTCGTAGCCGTGTGATGGGCGTGAACTGCGGATTATTACGTATTTATAGCGCTGCCAACACCGGTCTTGTATTAGGCGCAAGTATGGTAGGGCCTGATGCTGAATATCTTGCCCATATTTTGGCGACCGCCATTACTAATAAAGTAGATATTGATGGCTTACTAGACAGCCCCTTCTACCACCCCACGATACTTGAAGGCCTACGCACTGCACTGCGTAATGTCGCCGCTAAGCTAAGAGCCTACCAAGCCTAG
- a CDS encoding DUF2628 domain-containing protein: MFIQGLAGMLFIEETSPPPFYQPKLSAEQRTQLDKWFIGKRSQAYYLKRFAQFDEQGYLSPKWNWAAFIATFGWLLYRKRYLDCIVYTVAGWSFIQLNVVIVLVAFEYMFMPLVAHGYQMGVRAFIALAIWIFWSVMVARWADAYYYRMARREIADVLEDYPRAPEQQKAHLKKEGGVSVVGLAASFGLFLFLITVIQQQFLPLYAKPKATGIIQESFGLTRVATAQVEAAYQAQGQCPVGMSVDSMAQNIRFEVVAQTPALGNKSSSCVLMASLTGVPFPNRNLNGQRFIMYRPSADKQGKWQCISTLNDKQRPAICQSS; this comes from the coding sequence ATGTTTATACAAGGCTTAGCCGGTATGTTGTTTATTGAAGAGACCTCGCCACCGCCATTTTATCAGCCTAAGCTTAGTGCTGAGCAGCGTACTCAGCTGGATAAATGGTTCATTGGTAAGCGATCGCAAGCTTATTATTTAAAACGCTTTGCTCAGTTTGATGAGCAAGGCTATTTGTCGCCCAAATGGAACTGGGCGGCATTTATTGCCACCTTTGGATGGCTGCTGTATCGCAAGCGCTATTTGGATTGTATCGTATATACCGTAGCGGGCTGGTCTTTTATTCAGCTTAATGTGGTTATTGTGTTGGTTGCCTTTGAATATATGTTTATGCCGCTTGTGGCGCATGGCTATCAGATGGGGGTGCGGGCTTTCATTGCGTTGGCGATTTGGATTTTTTGGTCAGTGATGGTCGCACGCTGGGCCGATGCTTATTATTATCGTATGGCGCGCCGAGAGATTGCGGATGTATTAGAGGATTATCCTCGAGCCCCTGAGCAGCAAAAAGCGCATTTAAAAAAGGAGGGCGGCGTTAGTGTGGTTGGTCTGGCGGCCTCTTTTGGGCTGTTTTTATTCCTAATAACCGTTATCCAGCAGCAGTTTTTGCCCTTATATGCCAAGCCTAAAGCCACAGGCATTATTCAAGAAAGCTTTGGGCTTACCCGAGTCGCCACTGCCCAAGTGGAAGCCGCTTATCAAGCCCAAGGCCAGTGCCCGGTCGGGATGTCTGTTGACAGCATGGCACAAAATATCCGTTTTGAAGTAGTCGCGCAGACCCCGGCCTTGGGTAATAAATCCAGTAGCTGCGTATTGATGGCCAGTCTCACTGGGGTGCCATTTCCCAATCGCAATCTTAATGGGCAGCGCTTTATTATGTATCGTCCCTCAGCCGATAAGCAGGGCAAATGGCAATGCATCAGTACTTTAAATGACAAGCAGCGCCCTGCGATATGTCAAAGCAGCTAA
- the trmB gene encoding tRNA (guanosine(46)-N7)-methyltransferase TrmB, with the protein MSAETTPNTPNIDNSQTSEANDAAYPRLIKTFMKRRTHLNKNAEQALTDPVYAKYIVNTMDDRGQGLIEDITDLRALFADTQQTPNGPDAPLTFEIGFGMGGSLIEMAKADPTRNFVGIEVHEPGIGKCAFTADEEGLSNLKIINGDAIALMQQLPENHIDRIQLYFPDPWQKKRHYKRRFVSPKRMQIVTRVLKTGGWFHTATDWEHYAFWMLEVLDNFEGLTNTAGEGNFTPRPDFRPLTKFEKRGIDRGHGVWDLIYTKD; encoded by the coding sequence ATGAGCGCTGAGACTACCCCAAACACCCCAAATATAGACAACTCACAAACCTCTGAAGCCAATGACGCCGCCTACCCGCGCCTCATCAAAACCTTTATGAAGCGCCGTACCCACCTTAACAAAAATGCCGAGCAAGCCCTAACTGATCCTGTTTATGCCAAGTATATCGTCAATACGATGGATGACAGAGGCCAAGGCCTTATTGAGGACATCACAGACTTGCGCGCTTTATTTGCTGATACGCAACAAACCCCTAACGGCCCAGATGCACCGCTGACCTTTGAGATTGGGTTTGGTATGGGGGGATCACTGATTGAGATGGCCAAAGCTGATCCCACGCGTAACTTCGTGGGCATTGAAGTGCATGAGCCGGGTATCGGTAAATGTGCCTTTACCGCTGACGAGGAAGGTCTAAGTAACCTTAAGATTATCAACGGTGATGCCATCGCCCTAATGCAGCAGCTGCCTGAGAATCATATTGACCGTATTCAGCTGTACTTCCCCGATCCATGGCAAAAAAAGCGCCATTATAAACGCCGCTTTGTAAGCCCCAAGCGCATGCAAATTGTCACCCGAGTACTTAAAACCGGTGGCTGGTTCCATACGGCAACAGACTGGGAGCATTATGCGTTTTGGATGTTAGAGGTACTCGATAACTTTGAGGGGCTGACCAATACGGCAGGCGAAGGTAACTTTACGCCGCGCCCTGACTTTCGTCCTTTGACCAAATTTGAAAAACGTGGCATCGATAGAGGTCATGGGGTATGGGATTTGATCTACACTAAAGACTAA
- the queC gene encoding 7-cyano-7-deazaguanine synthase QueC, whose product MTDASADALTSPSNSGASQDTSQQNAVVLLSGGLDSVTCLYWAKARYAKVTAVSFNYGQRHNSELVAAKSIASQAGVNHKIIDIDIAQLGGSSLTDHDMTVPDGDADKFPTHTDDIDNQAIPNTYVPARNTIFLSYALAVAEVTDANHIVIGVSSVDYSGYPDCRPEYIEAFEVMANLATKAGVTGHKLHIQTPLQKLSKAQTIQLGNSLGVDYSQTISCYKADSEGRACGICDSCTLRKRGFSDAGLADPTRYAG is encoded by the coding sequence ATGACTGATGCCTCAGCAGATGCTTTAACCTCACCCTCTAACAGTGGCGCAAGCCAAGATACTTCTCAGCAAAACGCAGTGGTACTTCTCTCAGGCGGGCTAGACTCTGTCACTTGCTTATACTGGGCAAAAGCGCGCTATGCCAAAGTCACGGCTGTGAGTTTTAACTATGGTCAACGTCATAACAGTGAATTGGTCGCAGCCAAAAGCATCGCTAGCCAAGCTGGCGTCAATCATAAAATCATCGATATCGATATTGCGCAGTTAGGCGGCTCTTCATTAACTGACCATGATATGACCGTTCCAGATGGCGATGCGGACAAATTCCCAACGCATACCGATGACATCGACAACCAAGCCATCCCGAACACCTATGTCCCTGCGCGCAACACCATATTTTTATCCTACGCGCTAGCTGTCGCAGAGGTTACCGATGCCAACCACATCGTCATTGGCGTAAGCTCAGTCGACTATTCAGGCTATCCAGATTGTCGCCCTGAATATATCGAAGCCTTTGAAGTGATGGCAAACTTAGCCACCAAAGCGGGAGTGACCGGCCACAAACTACACATCCAGACACCACTACAAAAGCTTAGCAAAGCACAGACCATTCAGCTCGGCAACTCATTGGGTGTAGACTACTCGCAAACCATTTCGTGTTACAAAGCTGACAGCGAAGGCCGAGCTTGCGGTATCTGTGACAGCTGCACTCTGCGCAAAAGAGGCTTTAGTGATGCCGGATTGGCCGACCCTACCCGTTATGCCGGCTAA
- a CDS encoding peroxiredoxin, with protein sequence MAKPTDEMITLPNFPMPMVQSIDDDMVESEVVLDQFVENMEKGLIIYFYPRDNTPGCTTQATDFTAKLSEFDALGYEVIGVSRDSIESHKKFIEKHHLQIALISDTDENLCQHFDVIKEKNMYGKKTLGLVRSAFVFDKNGTLTHAQRNLRAKDYADRLLDTLS encoded by the coding sequence ATGGCCAAACCCACTGACGAAATGATTACCCTACCTAACTTCCCAATGCCTATGGTACAAAGCATAGATGATGACATGGTAGAGAGCGAAGTAGTACTTGATCAGTTTGTTGAGAATATGGAGAAAGGCTTAATTATTTACTTCTATCCACGTGATAATACGCCCGGATGTACCACTCAGGCGACTGACTTTACCGCCAAACTTAGTGAATTTGATGCGCTTGGCTACGAGGTTATCGGGGTGTCTAGAGACAGTATTGAATCGCATAAGAAATTTATCGAAAAACACCATCTTCAAATTGCGCTCATCAGTGATACAGATGAAAATCTTTGCCAGCACTTCGATGTGATTAAAGAAAAAAATATGTATGGCAAAAAAACTCTAGGCCTGGTGCGCTCTGCTTTTGTGTTTGATAAAAATGGCACACTGACCCACGCTCAGCGTAATTTGCGTGCTAAGGACTATGCCGATAGACTTCTTGACACCTTATCGTAA
- a CDS encoding DODA-type extradiol aromatic ring-opening family dioxygenase, with amino-acid sequence MQALATLPALFISHGAPTFALEKSATTNALARTGQNLPKPKAIVIMSAHWVTQTLEIASNPTPQTWHDFSGFSHELNRIEYPALGHPELAESLSNQLNKMGVINSLNPLRPLDHGVWVPLLHLYPEADVPIVQLSLPKHFDAYACYQLGILFEQLRHEQILVIGSGSITHNLAALSWNASSEDASAKAFKVWLLHQLKTDIPSALDWQQFAQVEQVHPSAEHLLPLFFALGCGQRVSVIHESMSHHSLGMDMYRFD; translated from the coding sequence ATGCAAGCGCTGGCCACATTGCCGGCGCTATTTATTTCGCATGGGGCGCCTACCTTTGCGCTTGAAAAAAGCGCCACCACAAATGCGCTGGCGCGTACTGGGCAAAACCTACCCAAACCCAAAGCTATTGTGATTATGTCAGCACACTGGGTCACTCAAACCCTTGAGATTGCCAGTAACCCTACACCGCAGACCTGGCATGATTTCTCAGGGTTTAGTCATGAGCTTAATCGCATTGAATACCCTGCTTTAGGCCATCCTGAGCTGGCCGAGTCGCTATCAAATCAGCTTAATAAAATGGGCGTCATCAACAGTCTTAATCCACTGCGACCTTTAGATCACGGGGTATGGGTACCACTTCTTCATCTATATCCAGAAGCTGATGTGCCCATTGTGCAGCTGTCATTACCCAAGCACTTCGACGCTTATGCCTGTTATCAATTGGGCATCTTGTTTGAGCAGCTTCGCCATGAGCAAATCTTAGTAATTGGTTCTGGCAGTATCACCCATAATCTGGCGGCCTTAAGTTGGAACGCTTCTAGTGAAGATGCCAGTGCCAAAGCCTTTAAAGTCTGGCTACTGCACCAGTTAAAGACGGACATTCCGTCGGCTTTAGATTGGCAGCAGTTCGCTCAAGTGGAGCAGGTTCACCCCAGTGCTGAGCATTTACTGCCCCTATTTTTTGCGCTGGGCTGCGGCCAACGGGTCTCGGTCATTCATGAAAGCATGTCACATCATAGCTTAGGCATGGATATGTACCGTTTTGATTAA